Within the Rosa rugosa chromosome 2, drRosRugo1.1, whole genome shotgun sequence genome, the region GCGAGGCTGAGAGGCTCGACGAGTGGTGAGAGAGATGGTGAGTGCGACCGCGAGCGATTTGGGAGGGAGAGTGACCTAGCACAGGTTTTGAGTTTTTCAGATAGGTTTGGAGTGTTTTGAGTGgaaaaaataaatgtaaattatttttttgtttgtttttttagttGATCAGACAACAAATGTCTTTGTTAGTGTTGTCTGAAATTTCTTAAATTTACCAAATGACGATGTGTTGGCTGAGTTTAAACCTGTCATCTGACTaactcagacgacagcaaaaactcatgtgtcgtctgatgactGTCGTGTGATTAagttattctagtagtgaaatCTTTTTACTAGATAAGTCTTTATATATTCTTTTAAATAATTATatgcttaaaaaaaataaaaaccgcctagggCGCTAGTCTCTTAGCCACCGCctgactagcgcctagcgatttttcgaaccttgggCACGATAAATCGTTGTCGGTGAATTGGGGAGGTGAGGATTGAGGGTCTCTGGCAAATGATGATCGAGATCACAAGCATATGCGGAAGACAAAgaagatagaagaagaagaagaagaaggagaagaggggCTTCTTGGAGGTGAAGATGCTAAATTTGGTTCTTACGATTCTTCGAAGACGAAAGTTCCACCACCAGCAGGAGCTACAGAAGTGAAGATAAAGATGACGAAGCAGCAGCTGGAGGAGTTGATGGGTAGGGTGGAGCTGAAGCAAATGACTGTGCAACAGGTTTTGGCACAGTTGATCATGAGCGTCAGTAGTAATAGTAGTGATCCATACGAGACTGATAATCAATGGCCGTGGAGGCTTGTCCTTCAGAGCATTCCTGAGGTCAATTGATGATGATCATCATGAGGAATCGACCTTGATCCATTTGCCTGTAGTTTTAGTCAAATATAATAAAAACAAGAGATAATTTTGACTGAATAACTCAGATATCtccattcaccttacaagaatgaattatatacaaattacaattgcgcctaataagacaagtactactccaAAAGCAAGTAGTAAACctaataatactacagatattacagaTCAAAGactattacagaatatctacataaataaggtaagtatgactcacgccaacactcctcctcaagttggcgcatacagatcacgaatgcccaacttgtcaagtgagtcatgaaatgccttACTCGATACTGCCTTTGtgacactacaccaaaaacgttaacacacaacactttttgcacaacggaaaaaaaaaaagtgttgtgtgatgaagaaaagttaatcacacaacatgtttagtaaacttacgttgtataaggtggttaaaattctgaagtttttgtttagaaagtcattgcacaacggttacaagaataatctgttgtgtgaatcaaaaaaaaatttgcggcagatttccctcctagatggactcaaatttggctccaaattgtacaacagtttagttatttgtgttgtaggagtatacttgcaaatcatcatacaatggtttttaatgtgccGTTGTGCAAGTAAGTGGCAGAATTTGGAGAAGTctccaaaatgacattcattccccctcaaaacaagcaaatttggcttcaatggttTGTCATGCATGCTTGCAACTTCCTACAACATAATGAActatttttgttgtgtgaatcagAAATGCCTAACGTGAGCGCCAAAACTGGCATTTTAATTGCACAAGCGGGAAATTTTCATGTTTTGTTCCCTCAACTATGTAGCAATTCAGACAACGTAAATGTATCTATACGTTGTCTGagtaacttaaaaaaaaaaaaaaaaaaaaaaaaaaagctattgCTTAATGCCTTAACAACTGAGGGCACATTTAAACAAAGTTGCTTGGCTATTTTTCATAACCTCTCGATCTCTTCTCTCAGGACGCCCAACACTCACAGCTCTCCATCTCTCTCGCGAAATCTCTGTCCTCCTCATCATTGAACTCTCAcgttctactctctctctctctctctctctctctctcttcagattGCTCCTCTCCTTATCTCACTCTTAGTCTTCTCTCGCTCACTTCTTCATCCAACTCTCTTCtttacccagaaatcatagtcttcctctctctttcattcTGAAATCCCAAATAGGGAAACCCCAATCTTAGATTCCCCGAAATCAACCAAATCTCTATTGGTCGAACCCTCAATCTGAAACCCAAATTTCATTGACCTAACTCTCGTCTCCACAATTAGCCGGATTTACACCGGACAACCATGGGCCAGGAACTTGATGAAGAACAAGCAGCGCCGCTGGTCATCCTCCGATGGCAAGATTTGGGCGAGTTGCCAGAAAAACGAGCTGATTATTAAGGCTCCCGAAAAGGCGAGAACGGGGGGTGGAAGATGGTTTGCAGAAGATTGCTCAAGAACAGCGGTGAATCTAGGGTTTTGTAGAAGAATACCCGATATCCATTGCTAGTTCCAGGTGAACTCTCTGCGAGATTGCACAATTTCAAGAACTCCCACTGCTTATTTCTGGGTATGATTCTTTTTCATGTTCTTCCTAGCGATAATTGgcaatttttgttctttttcaatTTCGTCAAATCTCTTGGTTTGATAAGCCTTAGTAATCTAATTCTGTTTTACGAATCTCATCGATATAGATCTATTTTTCTACACTTGGTGGAAACAAAAAGGTCAAGAATTTAAGTAGAATATACAGCAAGGCTTCTTGACAAATAACAATGGCAACTTTGTTGTTCAAGATGCATGTGATGTTATATGGCAGAGTTTTTAACTGATGCATGTGATGTAGTATGGCAGTTCCAATACATTGAATATTGGAACTGGGTTAACGAGATGATTACTTTGTGGCAATTTGATCTTTgattgttgagaagaaaaaggtGATTACTTTGTGGAAGTTGATGTGTGTGTGAAAATGGGGAGGTAAGTTATTCTGTTACTTAGGTTGGACTTGCAAGGATAGGTGTTTATTATATGTCAGAATGGTCACTCAATTCAGCAATTTTTTACATGCCAATGAGCAGAATTAAAAAGTTTCTTTGGCTTCTGTAGAAAACAGGGAAGGGTAGGAGACTGGGAAATGGAGGATTTCAAACATTTTTCCCTAAACACTTGGTGATTTAATTCTGCTCCGCTGTTCAAGCCATTCTTTTGCATATATCAACAGAGGGAAAAGGGTTTTTCTTAATGTTatttgatttgaattttttttttgaattataaAACACAATTATGACATGATTACTGTCATGTCAAAAGGGTGAACTCATTGTTAAGGTGGTTGAATTTCCATAGAGACAGCTCTACGATACTCAATATGTGATACTCTATAATTTTCGTTTGGTGCAGAACGTCTTCAGTTTTGCTTTTGGGCCTAGAGTTAATTCAATTAAAATTATATCTTCTTCTGTTTTAGAATGTTTCATAATAATCACTTTGATTTGTGTTTTGTCTAGAATCTCTTCTTTCTTGCTTCTGGGGCCTTCTTATTTGCTGATCTCGGTgagttgtttgtgttttattttctattgagaatggtatttttttgttttgattatgCTAAATTCAGGTCTaatcaattattttttatattttgtttctgGTTTTGCTATTCATTCTCTTTCTGCTGCTGTTGCTGCTATCCGATTTGTTGTTCCCCCTGCATGCATAAATTGCTCTTCCTTGCCTATTTCGGCGAGTTGCtttttatgttgtctgttttttttcttggtcTTCATATTTTTGGTTTGAATCCTTTTGAGTTTGCTTATTTGCATAAGGAGTTTGTGTTATATGCATATGGTGTATATTTGAGCCGAGAATAAATTAGTTAGTTGATGCATATGGTGCAGAAATCTCAAACTGCAGAATGTCTATTTGAAATTGCAGAATGGCTGAATCATTCATAGCAAAGTCATTGAAAAGCTATATATTTCTTGGTCTAAAGGTAGCTAGATGTCTATAAATGAGTTACTGGAAAAAACAATATTGGAATTTCTTTTGCTTCCTGATGCTGTCATTTAATTTGTATTATGTTCATAATGTTTTTCATTTCTCATCTTTTTTTGCTAAGAAATTCTAATTACCTATGTGATTTGTTTTATGACTTTGCAGCATTGTTCTTTTACATGGAACTCCAGGGACTAGAAAAACCGCTTTATGTAAAGCATTAGCTCAAAAACTATCCATCTGATTTAACTCCAGGTTCGTGGATGTATCACTTTTCTTTCCATTAAGTCATGTGTTTGTATATTTGTAGAATGCCCGACTCATGGTTTATGATTTACAGATACCTACAGTCCCAATTGTTTCAAATTAATGCACATTCTCTATTCAACAAATGATACTCTGAAAATGGCAAGCTGGTATGTAGTCGACACTATCACTGAATATGACTGCTCTATGTAAACTAAAGTTGGATTTGGACCATGTGATCTTTGTAAACCAATCTGATAGTGATCTGATAGTTGTTTTGATTGGTGAAATTTACTGTTActgtgattttgttttttcatcTGGCTTGACTATAAATGTATGCTGATATGCAGATGAAGTTGAAAGTCTCGCTGCTATTAAAAAATTTGCTTGATCGAGTTTGGAACCTTCAGATTCTATTCAGGTACCATGCTCTTCCCTTTTCCTTTTGCAAGCTATTTTCTAAGCTTTTTCATCAGATGTAATACAAAAGATCAAAATTAACATTTTGCATTCAGTTGAGGGTATTCAAGCTTTTCCTAATTCCCTTCAACCATGGCATGTGCCCACAAGCCCTTGACTTGGAGTTACAGGACAGTAGTAAACTAGTAATGGTAGGTATCATAATGAAAATAAAGTAGAGGAGTAGTAATGAGCTAGATCCCTAAGGATTCATAGAGTCCTTCCAAACTGTACCATTGAAAATAAGATGAGACAAAAAGAACAAATATAGCACTATCAAAACTGAGATTTGAGGATGGCATTGTCAAGCTATAATTCATGTTATTTCTTATCCTTCTTTAGAGTATTGTTTTTGGCCATTTAgctttctttcttattttgttCAGGAAATTACTAAGGCCCTTTATGTAGTTATCTTgcttcgatttttttttttctcgccCTACTTGACCAGCTTGACTTACTAAACCTAATGCTAACTATAATACTAAACAATATCTGTTTCACCGGACTGAGATTATAGATGAATAGAGGAGAAGAGAGATGCAGGTATTACCTATAGATTACTGATGTAGAGATTAGTTATCAGCTTTATCTGATTCGGAGAATTTCTGGTGGTAGTATATATCAATTAGTTATCAGTTTTAAAAATCATATCGAATCTGATCGATATACTCATGCATTTCACTTTTGTTTCATACATAAATGATCACTATATCGATTCGAAGTTTGTAAGTAACATTGGTTGGTATATATTAGCATGTATCAATCAAATCATATTAAGAGTGTAGCAAATGACTAATATACAGCTCAGAGATGTATATGACTTCTATTTGGACAACTTGACTTGCAACTTTCAATATTTAAATCATAAGCATAACAATTGGATATATGCACTTTTGGATGGCATGCAGTTGTGTTCAGATGGATAGAGAGTAATTTCAACTTTCTGAAGCTTATTTGTTTGTATATAGGTTCTGGACTGGCTTTTTTGGCTGAGGTGTCTTTGGTTGGACATTTGGACAGAAATTGCAAACCACTCGCTTCAACTTTAAAGGTTTGACACCATGGCTGCACAGATTAAGTTCCTGGAATAGTGGGAAGACAAGAGTTTGTATCAATATGTTGGCTATTGAAACCAAGTTCCTGCACAAACTCTATATGTGGCATGTTTTACGTAGTTGTATCAGCTTTTGGGAAATGCTTTTAACATTAAGAGATATATGGAATAGGTTTGATTACTCATTTGAGCATTTGCAATGTGTTTTGTTTCCAATTGATCAACAATCTAGACGTACCATTATTTACGTAATAATGGAGCATTAATTTTTCCTAATTCTGATCACACAATGATCAGGTAAcaaaaatgggacaaaaatacattgtaatcaatcatatcacacatcggtttttaacgaaTTAGTGTCTTCTGATTtacactcagacaacagaattaattgaactctgttgtcctacaagttaatcacacaacagaagcaattgaaccatgttgtcctaaagttaatcacacaacagatatagtctaagaactgaagtttgaagagcaatcagacaacagacaaactaaaaaaatgttgtctgacatGCTTAACATACAACGGTTGCAAactggcactgttgtctgaagacgcccCTCAACTGCTGCGCTgggcatctgccgagccatctgccgagctatcacacaacggttataacacatacctgttgtctgtgtgtttatcacacaactgtgttccaccgttgtctgatttttcatcagacaacggctcactctacaacggtgggtcttcaaatcacacaacggttttctaccgttgtctgataacaaaattggtgtagtgtgagaacatcagctaactgtGTGGACAAAAGTAAAAGAGATAAGCTTAGCATcgagcttctctttaatgaaatgtctatcaacctcaacatgcttagttctgtcatgttgaactgggttgtgagcaatatccaccactgccttattatcacaatacaaatccatggttcatttgggtttaaatcccaaatcacgaagtaaatttctcaaccaaagtaattcacaaactccatgagccatacctctatactctgcttcagcacttgacctggccacaaccttttgtttcttacttctccaagtaacaagattagcacctacaaaagtgaagtaaccagAAGGGGATTTTCTATCCGTAACacaacctgcccagtctgcatctgtataaccactaatatccagatgattatgctttgaaaacatcaagccttttccaggtgcagactttaaatacctcagaatacggatcacagcttccatatgagtttcactt harbors:
- the LOC133730826 gene encoding uncharacterized protein LOC133730826; translated protein: MRKTKKIEEEEEEGEEGLLGGEDAKFGSYDSSKTKVPPPAGATEVKIKMTKQQLEELMGRVELKQMTVQQVLAQLIMSVSSNSSDPYETDNQWPWRLVLQSIPEVN